The following nucleotide sequence is from uncultured Erythrobacter sp..
AGAGAAGGACGAATTCGACGTCATTCTTACCGGCGACGGCGGCAAGAAGATCCAGGTCATCAAGGAAGTCCGTGCCATCACCGGTCTGGGCCTCACCGAAGCCAAGGGTCTCGTCGAAGGCGCACCAAAGCCTCTCAAGGAAGGCGTCAACAAGGCGGAAGCCGAAGAAATCAAGGGCAAGATCGAAGCAGCTGGCGGCACCGTCGAGCTCAAGTAATCTTGAACCGAAGTTTTGCAGGTGTCTTGAAGCGCCTGCAGATGGGGGCGGTACCAGCAATGGTGCCGCCCTTTTCATTTGGCCGACACGCTAGGGCGGCTGCGCGAAAGCAGTCTTTGGCCAATCGGCCTTTCATTCTGCGTTATGGCACTAACCTTCATTCCTGCCTGGAAAGTTGATCACACCCATCGCCGTCGGAATTGGTTCGACTGAAGAAGTCAGGTTAGTCTGATTAGCAGCCAAGGCCTTGCCTTTTCAGGCCAGCGCAGCGTCACTCGGAGCGCGTGATTTTGTATCATCATCGCGCCGATTTGATTGATTAACCCGGCGATTTTTCAATGTCTAAGTTCAGGACAACGCCCCCTGAAAGATTCAGATGTTGCTAGACTCTTGGGCATAATTGCGTAACGTTTTGTTTACCGAGTCGCTCATCACAGAAGAATTGCGTCAGACAATTCAGGGCAAAAGAACCTAATCCGCGATTTTGGATGAGGGGGGGAATAATGTCTGCGTTTCGAGTGGCCGTTTGCGCTGCACTTATGGTGTCAGCTGCGCCGGTGGCTGCACAGGATCTGGTCCATCGACCGATCAGCCCGACTTTTGGCGGTAACCCGTTCAATTCAAATCACATTCTCGGT
It contains:
- the rplL gene encoding 50S ribosomal protein L7/L12; this encodes MADIAKLVEELSKLTVLEAAELATALEEEWGVSAAAAVAVAGPAGGGDAPAAEEKDEFDVILTGDGGKKIQVIKEVRAITGLGLTEAKGLVEGAPKPLKEGVNKAEAEEIKGKIEAAGGTVELK